DNA from Laspinema palackyanum D2c:
ATTATGAGATCAATCGCCAAATTTTAATCCGACAAACTCAGAAGTGGGGGATGATTCCCGTTGCGGTGAGTTCGCCATTGGAGGCGATCGCCACCCTGAATCGAGGAGAATCGTTTGATTTGGCAATTCTGGATATGCAAATGCCAGAAATGGATGGGATTACTCTGGGGTCTGAGTTGCACAAGTTGCGAGACCCCCAAACGCTTCCGTTGATTTTATTGACCTCAATGGGTCAATCTCTAAATGCTGCTTTGCCGAATTTTGCCGGTTGTTTTACTAAACCGATTAAATGTTCTCATTTGTATGAAGTGTTGCTCAATGTAGTTGCCAACAAGAAGGCTATTATTGCTGCTCATGGCCCTTCTATCCCTCAGATTGACCCCCAACTGGCGGAACGATTTCCTTTACGAATTCTTCTGGCTGAGGATAATCGCATTAATCAAAAAGTTGCCCTCAAAATTTTATCCCAAATGGGATATCATGCCGATGTTGCTAATAATGGGGTAGAAGCTTTAGCGGCATTGCATCAGCATCCTTATGATGTGGTTTTGATGGATGTTCAAATGCCAGAAATGGATGGATTAGAAGCGACTCGCCAGATTAACCAGGAGTGGGCTCCCAGCCAGCGGCCTCAGATTGTGGCGATGACGGCAGGTGCAATGGAAGGCGATCGCCAGAAATGTTTAGAAGCGGGGATGAATGAGTATATTACTAAGCCGGTCAAAGTTACTGTACTCCAAACCATTTTGGAGAAGATAGCCACCCAAAAATATCTCAATCCCAATTGATTTCTCCCCGATGAGTCACCCAAACATGACCCCTGATTACCTCTGCTTTTTTAAATTACTTTACTTATGTTTAATTCATTCAAAAACCATGAATCATTTTGTGGTACAATTAATTTTAGGTTTAGCCTGATTTTGGCGGGCTATATTTTTGATGAAAATTCATCGTCTAAGGGGATGGCAAAACATAAATCATTCAACCGTTCAACGTCCCCCCCTTCAGGGGTTATCTTAAAATGACTCCTGAAGGAGTCACTACGAACGTTTTGGATATTTGATTTTTGAGAGTTCCCTAAACCTGTTTAAAATATGAGGTAAATCCCTGTGAACCCGATTGATCGCCAGCAATTTCCCGCTTTAAAGAATAAATCGTATTTTAACTATGGTGGACAAGGACCGATGCCCGAATCGGCATTAACCGCCCTGTTTCAATCCTATCAATCAATTCAGGAAAAAGGACCCTTTAGCGGAGAAGTGTTACTCTGGATCTCTGAAGAACTTGCGGCAACTCGACAGGCGATCGCCTCGGAACTCGGGGTCATGGCAGATACCATTACCCTCACCGAAAATGTCTCGATTGGATGCAATATTCCCCTCTGGGGTTTGGATTGGCAACCGGGCGATCGCATCCTCCTCGGCGACTGCGAACATCCGGGAGTTGTCTCTGCTGTCGGTGAAGTCGCCCGTCGGTTCGATTTACAAGTTTCAATTTGTCCCTTGATGGAAACTTTAAATGAGGGGAATCCCACTGTGGCGATCGCCTCCCATCTCCACCCCAATACTCGCTTAGTCGTTCTCAGTCATATCCTCTGGAATACCGGCCAAGTTTTACCCCTTACTGATATTGTTAAAGTTTGCCATGAATTTAACCAAAAATCCCCCCCTTCCCCAAAAGTTAGAGTTCTTGTAGATGCTGCCCAATCCGTCGGCATTTTACCCTTAAATCTCACCAAAAGTGGGGTTGATTATTATGCCTTTACGGGACATAAATGGTGGTGTGGACCGGAAGGGTTAGGTGGATTATATGTCAGTCCTGATGCCGCAGAAACCCTTCATCCAACCTTTATTGGTTGGCGCAGTGTTGCCTTGAATTCTATCGGTGATTGGGAAGGATTTAAACCCGATGGACGACGTTTTGAAATGGCAACTTCCGCTTATCCCTTATTAGCCGGATTACGAAAAGCGATCTCCTTTCATCAGGGCATGGGAACCCCTGAAGAACGCTACGATCGCATCCAAGCCTTAAGTCATCAACTCTGGACAAAACTCCGAGACTTACCGGATATTATTTGTTTAAAAACCACTCCACCGGAAGCCGGTTTAGTCTCGTTTCAGATTAAGGAAAATCTGCGAAAATCTGGGGCGAATCATGACAAATTGGTAAAATTTTTGGAAAAAGAACATCGCATCATGGTCCGGACTATTCTCAAGCCGGATTGTGTAAGAGCTTGCGTTCATTATTTTACCTTAGAATCTGAAATAGAGCAACTAATTAAGGGAATTCAAGATTATTGTCAGGAGATTTAACCCATTCAAAATAGAAAAATTTCAGACAAGTTGGCTAATCGTCACCTTGATTCCGAGGCAGGGGAGAAAATGAGTTAAAATTGTTTGAGGATGGCATTAGAGACGCGCTATCTTGGGTCCCTAGGTAATATTTCCCCTCTATCCTGTTGTTCTTTATCTAGCTGATATAGGCCGTGAAAACTCGACCCGTTGTTTATATCGCCATTACCAATCATGGTTTTGGTCATGCAGTGCGCGCCGCCTCAGTTGCGGCAGAAATTCAAAGGCTAAATCCGGACATTTTGTTAATTTTAGTTACCACCGCACCCCGTTGGTTATTGGAAAGTTATATTACCGGAGATTTTATCTTACGGGAAAGGGCTTTAGATGTGGGAGTGATTCAGGCAGATAGCTTGAAAATGGATAAAGTAGCTACCTTAGAAAAATTGCAAGAAATTCGCAAGCGACAATATGCGATCGCCGCTGGGGAAGTTAACTTTATTCAACTCAATCGGGTCGGATTAATTCTGGCGGATATTCCCCCCTTAGCTGCTACCATTGGTCAAGCGGCAGGCATTCCCGTCTGGATGATGAGCAATTTTGGGTGGGATTTTATCTATCGTCCTTGGGGAGGAGAATTTGAAGCCATTGCGGATTGGATTGCCGACTGCTTCAGTCAATGTGACTGTCTATTTCGTCTGCCTTTTCACGAAGCAATGAGTGCCTTTCCTCTCATTAAAGATTTCGGATTAACTGGCGGAACTCCCCGCTATCAACCGGAAACAATCCGTCGTGAATGGGGGCTGAAATCTCCTGTAGAACAAACAATTTTACTTACTTTTGGCGGATTGGGATTGGAACAAATTCCTTATCATAATTTGCATGACTTTCCCGACTGGCAATTTATCACCTTTGACCACAATGCGCCCGACTTGCCGAATTTAGTTAAAATTGACAATCAAACCAATGGCGATCGCCTTCGTCCTGTAGATTTTATGCCGGTTTGTGGGCGAGTGGTTTCCAAACCGGGATTCAGTACCTTTTCAGAAGCTTGTCGCCAAAATGTACCGATTATCTCCCTCACCCGAGAAGGGTTTGCTGAATCCCCCTTATTGCTCTCGGGAATCCAACAGCATTCTCATCA
Protein-coding regions in this window:
- a CDS encoding glycosyl transferase, whose product is MKTRPVVYIAITNHGFGHAVRAASVAAEIQRLNPDILLILVTTAPRWLLESYITGDFILRERALDVGVIQADSLKMDKVATLEKLQEIRKRQYAIAAGEVNFIQLNRVGLILADIPPLAATIGQAAGIPVWMMSNFGWDFIYRPWGGEFEAIADWIADCFSQCDCLFRLPFHEAMSAFPLIKDFGLTGGTPRYQPETIRREWGLKSPVEQTILLTFGGLGLEQIPYHNLHDFPDWQFITFDHNAPDLPNLVKIDNQTNGDRLRPVDFMPVCGRVVSKPGFSTFSEACRQNVPIISLTREGFAESPLLLSGIQQHSHHRIVSPEEFFEGNWDFLREPPLPPQSSEPLIKDGTEAIAQAVVDYFQTESPSER
- a CDS encoding aminotransferase class V-fold PLP-dependent enzyme, with the protein product MNPIDRQQFPALKNKSYFNYGGQGPMPESALTALFQSYQSIQEKGPFSGEVLLWISEELAATRQAIASELGVMADTITLTENVSIGCNIPLWGLDWQPGDRILLGDCEHPGVVSAVGEVARRFDLQVSICPLMETLNEGNPTVAIASHLHPNTRLVVLSHILWNTGQVLPLTDIVKVCHEFNQKSPPSPKVRVLVDAAQSVGILPLNLTKSGVDYYAFTGHKWWCGPEGLGGLYVSPDAAETLHPTFIGWRSVALNSIGDWEGFKPDGRRFEMATSAYPLLAGLRKAISFHQGMGTPEERYDRIQALSHQLWTKLRDLPDIICLKTTPPEAGLVSFQIKENLRKSGANHDKLVKFLEKEHRIMVRTILKPDCVRACVHYFTLESEIEQLIKGIQDYCQEI